AGGGGGAGAAGATCCCGCGCAAGGCCGGGCAGGGCATGATCAAGTCGGATTTGCTGGTCATCAACAAGACCGACCTCGCGCCGCATGTGGGCGCGGATCTGGCGGTGATGGAGAGCGATTCGCGGTCGTTCCGCGGAGACCGCCCGTTCTGTTTCACCAACCTCAAGACCGACGACGGCCTGGACTACGTGCTGAACTGGATCCGCCGGGACGTGCTCATGACGGACCTCGCGTGACCGTGACCGCCGTGTCTCAGGGGGCGGCCGGGGCTCACGTGGCTTCCGGTGCCGGCCCGGCGGAGCCCACAGGCGAGCTGCGTCTCCGGCTCGAGGCCCGAAACGGCCGCTCCGTGGTGACCGGGCAGTTCCACTCCGGCGCGCTCCGGATGCTCCGGCCGCTCTATCCGGGGGCTGGGGCCCGGCCCGCCGCTCAAAGGACCACTGAGGAGGACGGGCAGGTCCTGGTCACCGCCATCAATCCGGGCGGGGGCTATCTGGGCGGGGACCGGTACGTGCTCGGCGCGGAGCTGGGCGCGGACACGTCGCTCCTTCTGACCACGCAGTCGGCCACCAAGGTCTACCGCACGCCCCAGGGTCCCGCCCGGTCGAGCCAGCAGTTCCGCCTGGAGGCCGGTGCGCGCCTCGAATCCGTCCCGGACGCGCTGATCGCCTATCAGGCCGCCAGCTACCACCAGGACACCGAGGTGTGGATGCATCCGACGGCGTCGCTCGCCCTCGCGGAGACCGTCACGCACGGCTGGGCGCCCGACGGCACCTCGTTCCGCTTCGACGAGGTGTCCCTGCGCACCCGCGTGCACGTGGGCGGCCGGCTCGCGGTCTCCGACAACCTCCTGCTGCGCCCGGACCAGGGCGGCACGGCCCGTCTCATGCTCGGCGGGCACTCGCACCTCGCCACGCTGCTCGTGGTCGACCCCCGTGCGGAGGACGACGCCGTGCAGCGGCTCCGTGAGGAGCTCGGCGTCCTGCTCCAGCCGGCGTCGTCGGGTGCGCTGCTGGGGATCACCCGCTTGGCCGTGCCGGGTTTCGTCCTGCGAGCCCTGACCGGCAGCACCCAGTCCGCGGAGGCCGTCCTTCACCGGGCGCTGGACTGGATGCGCCGCGAATGGCACGGGCAGCCGCCCGTCGACCTGCGCAAATACTGACGGCGCACCTGACTGGCGGCGGAAGACACCGACTTTTGCAACCACAGACCTGAGGAAGTACCGAGATGCGACACAAGACCCTCCGGGCCGCAGCCGTGGTCCTCGTCCTGCACCTCCTGGCCGGGGCGTTCCTGCTCGCCGCCGCCGGGCCTCAGTCCGGCACCGCGCTGGGCCTGTGCGCGGTGGCGTACCTGGCCGGTGTGAAGCACTCCTACGATTGGGACCACATCGCGGCCATCGACAATTCCAGCCGCCGGTTCGCTGCGCAGGGCAGGTATCACACCGGTGTCGGCCTGGCGTTCAGCCTGGGGCATTGCACCGTGGTGGTCCTGGCCTGCGCGCTCGTGGTGCTGGGGGTGGGGTCCATGCAGCAGCTCTTCGCCGAAGGCAGCACGGCGAACGTGGTGCTGTCCTGCACGGGGGCGGCCGTGTCCGGCTTCTTCCTCCTCACGCTCGGCCTCTTCAATTCGGGCGCGTTCTTCGGCACAGCCCGGACGGCACGGCTGCTGCGGGAGGGGCATCCGGTCAGCACGCAGGATCTTGAACCGCGCGGCCTGGCGGCGCGTCTGGTGGCCGCGCCGCTGAAGGCCGTGCAGGCCCCACGCCATCTGTACGCGGTCGGGTTCCTGTTCGGTCTCGGCTTCGACACCGCGACCACGGTCGGCCTGCTCGTGACCTCCGCGTCGGCGGTCCTGGCCGGGGTGCCCGCCGTCGCGCTGCTGGCCATGCCGTTCGCGTTCTCTGCTGCGATGACCCTCTTCGACACGGCCAATGGCGCGGCGATGATGACGCTCTACCGGAACGCGCTCGCCCAGCCCCTGCAGCGGCTCCGCTTCAACCTGGTGGTGACCGGGATGTCCGCCGTGTCGGCCCTGTTCGTCGCCACCATCACGCTCGGGGCGCTGTTCCGGGAGCTGCTCGGGCTGGAGGATCCGGTCACCGGGTTCCTGGCCTCGATCGATCTGGGCGACGCCGGCCTGCTCCTGGTCGCGTCCTTCCTCGTGGTCTGGGCCGTCGCGGCCCTGGCACGCCGGGTGCGACGCCCGTCCGTGGGCTGAAGCCGGTTCGAGCCGGCAGCCCGGACGACGACTCTACATGCCGGTGTAACGTCCCGGGCGGTGGTTGAACGCCAGGATGATGTTCAGGACGATCGCCCCGGCCGCCGAGAGCAGCACCAGGTTCCAGGGGACCACGGTGAGGGCGCCGAGGATCACGAGAATGTCGGCCACCATGAGCACGTAGCCGGCCCGCCAGCCGATGCGCTCCTGGATGAGCAGCGCCAGGATGTTGAATCCGCCGAGGCTGGCCTTGTGCCGGAACAGGATCAGCAGCCCGACGCCGGAGAGCAGATTGCCGGCCAGTGCGCCGTAGACGGGATTCAGGTGGATCTCGCCGAGGGCCAGGGGGTGCAGAGAGGTCAGCGCGGAGACAGCGAGGGCGCACACGATGGTGCGCAGGGTGAAGTTCCAGCCCTTCTTCCAGGCCGCCAGGGCGAAGAAGGGGGCGTTCACGATGAGGAAGACCACGCCGAACGGGGCGCCGACCGCGTAGCTGAGCAGGAGCGACAGCCCCGCCGTCCCTCCGGTCACCGTCCCGCTGCTGTGCAGAAGGTACAGGCCGAGGGAGGCGATGAAGGTTCCCGTGATGAGCCCGAGCAGGTCTTCCGCCAGCCCGTGCCGGGTGCTCTCCGGGGTGGCGGAGGGGGTCGCGTCGGTGGGAGCGACGGGGGAGTCCGGACGAGTCGGGGGGACGTCCTGCGGACGACGGACCTGCAAGATGCTCATGAGAGAATTTTCGGAACGCTGGTACATCCGCGCAAGCTCGGCCATTTTCACTGGGATGATTGCCTAGCCAAGATCCAAAACACCTGCATTATTGCCTAGACGAGGAGGGAATCACCGATGAATGACCCCCATGGCCTGGACGCGCTCGACGCCCGTATCCTGCTCGCCCTGGACGAGGAGCCGGGTGCTTCCGTGCTGCGCCTCGCCCACCTCGTGGGCGTCTCGCGGAACACCGTGCACGCCAGGCTGCAGCGGATGAACCGTCAGGGGCTCCTGCTCGGCTTCACCCAGCGGGTGCCGCCGTCCGCCCTCGGCTACGGTCTGGTCGCCTTCGTCTCTCTGGCGATCGCTCAGGCGGACAGCGCGACGGCGGTGCGGAGCGTCCAGGAGATCCCCGAGGTGGTGGAGATCCACAAGACGACCGGCGACGCGGACTTCCTGGTCAAGGTGGTGGCACGGGACACCTCGGATCTGAACCGGGTCACGCAGGCGATGGTCGCGGTGCCGGGAGTGGTCCGGTCGAGCACGGCGGTGTCTCTTGAGGAGACGATGCCGTTCCGCACACGCGCGTTGCTGGAGCGTCGGGCGGCCCAGGACGGGGCGGCACAGGGCTGAGGCGGGCGCCTCAAAAAACACTGAAGGCCCGGAGCGGCTGTCCGCTCCGGGCCTTCGTGCTGCCCGGTGGTTAGCCTGAGTGATCAGGCTCCGGGCGGCGTCCGCCGTGTTCAGGCGGTGACGGCGAGAGCGTCGATCTCGACGAGCATGACCTCGTGGGGCAGGTCCACGAACACCGTGGTGCGGCTGGGGAGCTGGCCGCTCGGGACGTTCTCCTGGATGAACTCGCCGTAGACCTCGTTCATGGCGGAGAAGTCGTCGCGGGTGGTCAGGTACACGCGGAACATCACGACGTCTTCCACGGAGGAGCCGCCGGCTTCGAGGATGGCCTTGACGTTCTCCAGGGTGCGGCGGGTCTGGACGCGGACGTCGCCGTCGCCGATGTACTGGTTGGTCTCGGGATCCATCGGACCCTGGCCGGACACCTGGAACAGGCCGCCCTTCTTCACCCCCTGGGAGAAGGTGTGGGCCGGTGCCGGAGCGTTCTCGGTGAAGACGATTTCCTTGGAGCTCATGGTGATTCCTTTCGGTGCTGATCTATGTAAGGTGCTGATCTAAATTCGTTGCTGATCTGAATTCGGTGCTGATGGAAGAACGTGCTGGTGAAGGCCGGTCAGGCCGGCCGCGGAGGCGTCACCGCTTCGTGTAGCCGAGCTCGGCCGACACGGCGTCGGTGCATTCCCGGAGCGCAGGCAGCAGGCCCAGGAGGCCTTCGCGGTCGAGCATGACGGTGGGAACAGAGCAGGAGACGGCCGCGACCACCCGGCCGCCGGCATCCCGGATGGGCGCGGCGACGCAGTGCACGAACTCCTCGAACTCTTCGCCGTCGAGCGCCCAGCCCTGGTCGGCGACCTGCTCCAGCTCGCGCAGGAAGGCCTCCGGGCCGGCGATGGTGTTGTCCGTGTACCGGCGGTACTCGAGGCTGTCGGCCAGGGCCTTCCGCTGCTCGAGGGGCAGGTCCGCGAAGATCACCTTGGACACCGCGGCGGCGTGCAGGGCGGCGGTCAGGCCGATCCGCGAGTACATGCGCACCGGATGCCGGGACTCCAGCTTGTCGATGTAGACGATGTCCCGGCCCTCCGGGGCGGCGAGGTGCACCGTGTGCCCCGTGGCCTCGTTGAGCCGCGCCAGATAGGGGTGGGCGGAGCTGCGGATGTCCCGCTGCTCCAGCGCCAGGCTGGAGAGTTCGAACAGCTTCGAGCCGAGACGGTAGCGCTGCTGGGCGTCCCGGACCACGAACCTCCGGTCCTCCAGACTGTGCAGCAGTCGCATCACGGTGGTCTTGTGGACGTCGGCGGTGGACGCGAGCTCGTCGAGGGTGGCGGGGCCGGCGGCCAGCGCCGACAGCAGATCCAGGGCGCGCACCAGACTCTGGCTCATGACTGTCCCACCAGGAACCGGCCGTGAGCCACGGTGATGGCCTCCCACTCGCGCTCGGGGCAGCGCAGGATGCGGTCGAGATCCTCGTCGTCCGGGAGAGGCCCCCTGTCGCCGTGGACCGTGAGGGTGCACGCGGCGGCGACGTGGCCGCGGCGCAGGCTGAGCGGCTGCTCCAGTCCGGACACCACGCCGCTCAGGTAGCCGGCGGCGAAGGAGTCTCCGGCCCCCACCGGCTCCACCACTTCGACGTGGAGCGCAGGGACTTCCCAGCGTTCGCCGTCGTGCCCCAGGGCGATGGCGCTGATCGCCTCGTTCTTGAGGACCAGCACGCCCGGATCGGGCAGCAGGGCACGGAGTTCCCGTTCGTCCTGGGTGCCGAAAGCGAGAAGCGCCTCGTCCTTGCCCATGAGGACGATGTCGGCCAGATTGGCGAGCCGGCGGACGACCGACGAATCCCTGCCCTCCCAGAGTGCGGGCCGCCAGTTGACGTCGAAGCTGATCAGCTGCCGGTCGCGGGGCCGGGAGAGGAGGGCCAGGAGCAGGTCGCGGCACGAGTCGCCGAGGGCGGCGGTGATGCCGCTCAGGTGAATGAGATCGGCGCCGTCGAGCAGGTCCGCGACGGCGGGGTCCTCCAGCAGGGCCGGATCCATCGCCGAGGCCGCGGAACCGCTGCGGTAGTAGAGCATCGCGGAGCCGGTGCCGGCGTCGCCGGGAACCTTGACGTAGAGGCCCGTGCGACGTTCGGGGTCGAGCTGTACACCGTCGGTCCGCACGCGATGCCGCTCGAGTTCGCGCAGGATGCGCCGCCCGAAGCCGTCGTCGCCGACTCGGCTGATCCAGGCCGTGTCCAGCCCCATCGCCGCGAGGCCCAGGGCCACGTTCGACTCCGCACCGCCCACCCCGAGATGCAGCGTGTCCGCGGTCTCCAGATTCCCGTTGCCGCCCGGGGTCAGCATCGCCATGGTCTCTCCCAGGCAGATGGCTCGTGGCATCTCGGCTCCTTTGCGACGGTCTGCTCACACGATTCCGGCCGCATCCGTTGACGCGGCCCCGGCTCAATGCTAAACATGAAGGCAGACATTTTGCAATATCGATTGCAAATTACGCAACGCAAGTTCCTTCGGGTTCCTCACACCGTGAGGGCCGGGAGAGCGACCACGATGACGAGGTGCACCAGTGAGCCAGACCATGTACGACCCGGACCGGGTCCGGAGCGTGGGGGAGGAGATCCTCGACTTCCGGCACAAGGCCGTGCCGGCGGCCCTGCAGGGTCTCCGGCTCGCGGACTTCGGAGGTCTTGGGCTCGGCCGCCTTCAGACCCCGCTGCTCACCCTTGACCGCGACGCCCTCGACGTCAACGCCCGACTGCTCGCGGACTGGTGCGAGGAACGCGGCATCCTGCTTGCCCCGCACGGGAAGACCACCATGTCGCCCGAACTGTGGGCGCGGCAGATGGACCTGGGCGCCTGGGGCATCACCCTCGCCAACGCCGCCCAGCTCCGGGTGGCCCGCCACTTCGGATTCACCCGTCTCATGCTCGCCAACAGCCTCACGGACCCGCAGGCGATCCGGTGGGCCGCGGAGCAGGCCTCCGACGGCGCGCGGATCGTCTCCTGGGTGGATTCGCCGGACACCGTCGCCCTGCTCGACCGCGAACTGACCGGGGACAGCCCGGCCCGGGACGGAATCCTGGATGTCATCGTCGAGCGCGGTGGCCACGGCGGGCGGACGGGGGTCCGCAGCCATGAGGAGGCACTGGCCATCGCCCGCGCGGTGCACGCGTCCCCGCGGCTCCGGCTGGTCGGCGTGGGCGGCTACGAAGGCGCCCTCGCCCATACGGCGGACGACGCCGGCCTGGCCGCCGTGCGCGGCTACCTCGCCGACGTCGTCGCGCTCCACGGAGCGCTGCTCGCCGAAGGGCTCTACGACGCGGACGAGCTGCTGGTCACCGCGGGAGGCAGCGCCTACTTCGACGATGTCGTGGATGTCCTCGGCCCGGTCCGGACAAGTCGCGGAGCGGGCACGCCCCGCGTCGACGTGGTGATCCGCAGCGGCGCCTACATTGTCCACGACGACGGCTTCTACCGCGGCATCTCGCCGTTCTCCCGCCAGGATCCGGACGGCCCGGCATCGTTCCGCTCGGCCATGCACGCCTGGGTGCGCGTGGTGTCCCAGCCCGAGCCGGGCCTGGCGATCCTCGAAGGCGGCAAGCGCGATCTGCCCTTCGACGAGGGCCTGCCCGTCCCGCAGTTCCTGAGCCCCGGCCTCGGCGAGCCCGGCATTCCCCTGGTCGGCGCCGAGATCGCCGCCGTCAACGACCAGCACGCCTTCCTGCGGTTCCCCGAACCCGTGGACGTCAAGCCCGGCGACGTGATCCGGCTGGGCCTCTCCCACCCGTGCACGGCCCTGGACAAGTGGACCGTGATCCCCGTGCTCGATTCCACCCGGGACACCGACGCGCCCACCGTGGTCGGCGCCGTGCGGACCTTCTTCTAGGAGCGACGATGCCTGCACAGAACAGCGCTCCCCGGAACACCGGCACCCAGATCCTCTTCACGAACGTCACCCTCGTGGACGGCACCGGCGATCCTCGGCGGGCCGCGGACGTCCTGATCGAAGGCGAGGTGATCGCCCGCATCGCCGGTCCCGGCGAGCTGCGGGAGCACGCGGATCCCGGCTGCGAGATCATCGAGGGCGACGGGCTGGTCCTGAGTCCCGGGTTCATCGACATGCACGCCCATTCGGATCTGCAACTGCTGGTCACGCCGGACCATTACGCCAAGCTCAGCCAGGGTGTCACCACGGAACTGCTGGGTCAGGACGGTCTGTCCTACGCCCCGGTGGATGACCCGACCCTCGCCGGGGTCCGCCAGAAGATCGCCGGATGGAACGACAATCCCGAGGACTTCGACTGGGACTGGCGGTCCGTGCGCGAGTACCTGGACCGGCTGGACCGTCCGGACGCCGACGGCGGCCGGATCGCCACGAACGCCGCATACCTCGTGCCCCAGGGCACCGTCCGGGCGCTCGTCATGGGCTTCGACGAGGGCGAGGCGACCCCGGACGACGTCGAGCGCATGCGCGAGGTGGTCAGGATCGCGATGGAGGAGGGCGCCCTCGGGATGTCCTCCGGTCTGACGTACACGCCCGGCATGTACGCGACCACCGAGGAACTCGGCGCTCTGTGCCGCACGGTGGGGGAGCTGGGTGGTTTCTACGCCCCGCACCACCGCTCGTACGGCAAGGGCGCGCTCGCCGCGTACGCCGAGATGATCGGCCTCAGCCGGGATACCGGCTGTGCGCTGCACCTCTCCCACGCCACCATGAACTTCGCGGAGAACAAGGGCAGGGCGGGTGAACTCCTCGCCCTGATCGATGAGGCGCTCGACGACGGCGTCGATATCACCCTCGACACGTACCCGTACCTCCCCGGCGCCACGACGCTGTCCGCGATCCTGCCGAGCTGGGCCTCCGCGGGCGGCACGGACGCGACGCTGGACCGGCTGCGCGATCCGGAGACCCGGGCGAGGATCCGCGAGAACGTGGAGATCTACGGATCCGACGGCTGCCACGGTGTCGTCGCCGAATGGGACACGCTGGAGATCAGCGGCGTGCAGAACCAGGCGCTGGCCGGGTACGTGGGCCGCACCATCGAACAGATCGCGCAGGAGGAAGAGCGCGAGCCGTTTGATGTCTTCGCCGGGATCCTGCTCGAGGACCGCTGTGGCACGGGCATCCTCCAGCACGTCGGTCACGAGGAGAACGTCCGCGCCATCATGGTGCACCGCACTCACACGGGCGGCAGCGATGGTCTCCTGGTGGGCGGCAAGCCCCATCCTCGGGCGTGGGGCACGTTCCCCCGCTACCTCGGGCGCTACTGCCGGGAGCTCGGGCTGCTCAGCCTTGAGGAGACCGTGCACCATCTGAGCGGGCGTCCCGCCGCGCGGCTCCGGCTGGACCGCCGGGGCCTGGTGCGCGAGGGCTACGCCGCGGATCTGGTGCTCTTCGACCCGGAGACCGTCCGGGACACCGCCACCTTCGAGCAGCCGCGTCAGGCCGCCGACGGCATCCACTACGTCCTCGTCAACGGCACGGCGGCCATCGCCGGCGGCCGGCCCACCGGAGCCCGCGCGGGCCGCGCGCTCCGCCGAACCCCGGAAGGAACAGCAGCACAGCGATGAACAACTCGGAGCTCGAACGGATTCTCGCGGAGGACCGCACCCTGGCCGTGGTCCGTGCCAAGGCCATCCCGGACGCCGCGCGCCTCGCGGAGGCCCTGGCCAAGGGCGGGATCCGCACCCTGGAACTGACCTTCACCACCCCGGACGTCACCCGGCACCTCCGCCGGGCCGCCGAGACCGCGGGTGACCACGGCGCCGTCGTGGGTGTGGGCACCGTGATGACCGCAGCGCAGGCGCGCGAGGCCATCGACGCCGGCGCTCAGTTCCTCGTCACACCGGGCCTGCGTCCGGACGTGGCCGCCGTCGCGCGGGAGGCCGGGGTGCCCATCAGCCTGGGCGCCATGACCCCCACCGAAGTGGCCGCGGCCCTGGACCTCGGCTCGGAGATCGTGAAGATCTTCCCGGCCCGCCAGCTCGGACCGCAGTACCTGAAGGATCTGCAAGGACCGTTCCCGGGGATCAAGCTCCTGCCGTCCGGCGGCGTGGACGCCGGGAACGCCCGCGGGTACCTCGACGCCGGCGCGCTGGCCGTCTGCTGCGGCACCTCCGTGGTGCCGCCCGCCGCCGTCGACGCCGGGGACTGGGACGACATCACCGCGCGTGCCAAGGCCTTCGTGCAGGCCCTTTGAAGCACCGGGCTCTGAAACTCCGCCACCCCGACATCACCCCTGCCCCCCCAATAGATCATCCGCGCCCCGGCCCCCGGAGGCGAACAGCTCAAAGGAGAGAACATGGATGGATTCCTGTCGTGGCTGCGCCACGACACAGCAGGCTTGCTCCTGCTGGCAGGCGTGGGCATCGCCCTCCTGCTTTTCCTCATCATCAAGGTGAAGGTCGAACCCTTCATCGCCCTCGTCGGCACCGGCGTGCTCGTGGCCCTCGTGGGCGGAGTGACGGTCGAGCAATTGGTGGGCTCACCCATCAAGAGCAGCGACGCCCTCATTGAAAAGGGCTTCGCCGGGATCCTCGGTCACATCACCCTGATCATCGGCCTGGGCACGGTCCTGGGCGCCATCCTGGAACGCTCCGGCGGTGCGGAAGTGCTGCTCGGCCGGCTCGTGAAGGTGTTCGGCGAGAAGGGCACCCCGCTCGCCATGGGCATCACGGGCTTCGTGCTCGGCATCCCGGTGTTCTTCGACATCGGCATCTTCGTCCTGGCGCCGCTCGTCTACGTGGCGGCGGTCCGCGGCGGCAAGTCGCTGGCGCTCTACGCGCTGCCGCTCCTGGCCGGCCTCTCCGTGACGCACGCGTTCCTGCCGCCCCACCCGGGACCCGTGGCCGCGGCCGGCCTCTTCCACGTGGAGCTCGGCTGGATCATCATCATGGGCCTCGCCTGCGGCATCCCCGCCTGGTTCGTCTCCGGCATGCTCTGGGGCACCTGGATCGGCAAGCGGGTCATGGTGAACGTCCCTGAGGACCGGATCGTCCCCGAATCCGAGGAGGCCAAGGGACGCGAGCCGCACATCGGCGTCGTCGCCCTGACCATCGGCCTGCCCATGATCCTGATCCTGGGCGCGACCTTCGGCAACGTGTTCCTCCCGGCGGGAGGCTTCCGGGACGTGCTGATCTTCTTCGGCAACCCGGCCATCGCGCTCACGGTCGCCGTGCTGCTGGCCATGTGGCTCCTGGGCATCCGCAACGGCATGACGTCCAAGGACCTGTCCGAGCTCAGCTCCTCCTCGCTGCGCCCGGTGGGCATGATCCTGCTGGTCGTCGGTTCGGGCGCGTTCTTCGGCGCGGTGCTCGCGGCGACCGGCGTGGGCAAGGCCGTCGCCACCTCGCTGTCCGAGGCGGGTCTGCCCCTCATCGTGTCCGCCTACGTGATCGCCTGTGGCATGCGCATCGCCCAGGGCTCCGCGACCGTGGCGATCGTGACCACGGGCGGCATCCTCGCCCCGGCGCTGACCTCCGGCCAGTACTCGCAGCCGCAGCTGGCCCTGCTGGTCATGGCCATCTCGTCCGGTTCCATCATCGCCAGCCACGTCAACGACGGCGGGTTCTGGATCATCTCCAAGTACTTCAACATGTCCGTCAAGGACACGCTGAAGACCTGGACCGTGCTGGAGACCGTGCTCTCGGTGGTCGGCTTCGGCATGGCGAGCCTCCTGTGGGTGTTCGTCTCCTGACGGAGCTCTCCTCAGGGCACAGCGTCTTCAAAGACGCTGCGCGTTCAAGGGCACAGCGCCTCCCCGCGGAATCGTCCCGGAACTCCCGGCGACGACGACGGCGAAGGGCCGGTCACCTCTCGGTGACCGGCCCTTCGTGCCGTGTGCGGCCCAAACGCGGTCAGACCGCGGGGATCGCCTCGTACCAGCCGTTCTGGAGGTTCTGGACGCCGGGCTCGCGCCGGTCCAGACCGGGCTGCGCCGCCCACCGCACGCCGTTGGCCAGCACCTTGCGGACCTCGGGGTGGTGGTAGACCGGGTACTCCTGATCGCCGGGGCTGAAGTAGAAGATCCGGCCCTTGCCCCGGGTGAAGGTGACGCCGGAGCGGAACACCTCGCCCCCGGCGAAGGAGCTGATGAAGATCAGATCGTCCGGATCCGGGATGTCGAACAGTTCGCCGTACATCTCCTGCTCCGGGATGATGATCGGATTCGCCACGCCCTCGGAGATCGGGTGGGACGGTTTCACATTCCACACCAGTTCCCGCTCGCCGTCGTTGCGCCACGCGAGGGAGCAGCTGGTGCCCAGGAGCTTGATGAAGATCTTGGAGAAGTGCCCCGAATGCAGCACGAGCAGACCCATGCCGCCCAGGACGTGCCGCTGCACGCGCTCCACCACGGCGTCATCCACCTCGGCGTGCGCCATGTGGCCCCACCACAGGAGGACGTCGGTGGCCGCGAGGACCTCCTCGGTCAGACCGTGGTCCGGCGCGGATGCCAGGGTGGCCGTGGAGACCTCGGCGCCGGGCAGCAGTTCCCGGAGTCCGTCGGCGATCGCGCCGTGCATGCCGTCGGGGTAGATCTCGCCGATGTGGGCGGGTTCGTTGAGTGATTCGTGGACGCCTTCGTTCCACACGAGGATGCGCAGGGGACGGGACATCAGAGCTGAACCTCCCGGTTCTCGCGGGCGGAACGGTAGGCGGCGTCGATGATGCGGGCGCGCCCCAGGGCGACCGAGCCGTCGTGCCGTGCCCATTCCTCGGGGCCGGAGCGGACCGCGGAGACGAAGTCCTCCACCACTTGCTGGTGCATCCCGTTGGGGCCGATCACCGGGGCGTAGTCGGCGCTCGCTTCGCCGGTGTCCTTGTAGACGGTCAGGTGCCCGGCTTCCGGCATCGGTTCGCCGGCCACCCGCAGCTCGGCGCCGCCGTCGGTGCCGTAGACGAGGAAGTTGATCTCGTCGTCGGGGTTGCGATAGCTGGCCCAGCCCGCCTCGATCAGCAGCGCGCCGCCGCCCTCCAGCCGGAGGAAGGCGGAGGAGAAGTCCTCGACTTCGAAACGGTGCTCGGTGGAGGTCGCCTTATAGCTGCCGTTGCCACCCAGCCCGCGCGGGCCGAGTTCGGAGTGCGTCGTGGCGCTGACCGAGACGACCGTGGGCTCGCCGAGCAGGTGCAGCGAGTAGTCGAGGACGTGCACCCCGATGTCCACCAGGGGACCTCCGCCGGCCAGCGCCGGGTTGGTGAACCAGCTGCCGAGGGTCGGGATGCCCTTGCGGCGGAGCCACGCCGCCTTGGCGTAGTAGGGGCGGCCGATCTCGCCGGAGTCGATGACCGTCTTCAGCGCGCCGATGTCGCCGCGGCGGCGGTGGTTGAACGCCACGTCCAGCACGCGACCGGCGCGCCGTGCGGCGTCGACCATGGCCTGGCCCTCGACGGCGTCCTTGGCCAGGGGCTTCTCGCTCAGCACGTGGAGGCCGCGTTCGAGGGCCGCCACGGTGATGGGGGCGTGCAGGAAGGTGGGCACGGCGACGCTGATGGCGTCGAGACCGCCGGCGTCGAGCATGTCCTCCCAGCGGGCGTAGGTCGCGGGGACGTCGTACTCCGCCTGGAGCCTGGCGAGGGGTTCGGCCTCCATGGCGGCGAGGGCCACCACGCGGA
This portion of the Arthrobacter woluwensis genome encodes:
- a CDS encoding sugar kinase encodes the protein MPRAICLGETMAMLTPGGNGNLETADTLHLGVGGAESNVALGLAAMGLDTAWISRVGDDGFGRRILRELERHRVRTDGVQLDPERRTGLYVKVPGDAGTGSAMLYYRSGSAASAMDPALLEDPAVADLLDGADLIHLSGITAALGDSCRDLLLALLSRPRDRQLISFDVNWRPALWEGRDSSVVRRLANLADIVLMGKDEALLAFGTQDERELRALLPDPGVLVLKNEAISAIALGHDGERWEVPALHVEVVEPVGAGDSFAAGYLSGVVSGLEQPLSLRRGHVAAACTLTVHGDRGPLPDDEDLDRILRCPEREWEAITVAHGRFLVGQS
- a CDS encoding urease accessory protein UreD; this translates as MTVTAVSQGAAGAHVASGAGPAEPTGELRLRLEARNGRSVVTGQFHSGALRMLRPLYPGAGARPAAQRTTEEDGQVLVTAINPGGGYLGGDRYVLGAELGADTSLLLTTQSATKVYRTPQGPARSSQQFRLEAGARLESVPDALIAYQAASYHQDTEVWMHPTASLALAETVTHGWAPDGTSFRFDEVSLRTRVHVGGRLAVSDNLLLRPDQGGTARLMLGGHSHLATLLVVDPRAEDDAVQRLREELGVLLQPASSGALLGITRLAVPGFVLRALTGSTQSAEAVLHRALDWMRREWHGQPPVDLRKY
- a CDS encoding HoxN/HupN/NixA family nickel/cobalt transporter; the encoded protein is MRHKTLRAAAVVLVLHLLAGAFLLAAAGPQSGTALGLCAVAYLAGVKHSYDWDHIAAIDNSSRRFAAQGRYHTGVGLAFSLGHCTVVVLACALVVLGVGSMQQLFAEGSTANVVLSCTGAAVSGFFLLTLGLFNSGAFFGTARTARLLREGHPVSTQDLEPRGLAARLVAAPLKAVQAPRHLYAVGFLFGLGFDTATTVGLLVTSASAVLAGVPAVALLAMPFAFSAAMTLFDTANGAAMMTLYRNALAQPLQRLRFNLVVTGMSAVSALFVATITLGALFRELLGLEDPVTGFLASIDLGDAGLLLVASFLVVWAVAALARRVRRPSVG
- a CDS encoding IclR family transcriptional regulator; this encodes MSQSLVRALDLLSALAAGPATLDELASTADVHKTTVMRLLHSLEDRRFVVRDAQQRYRLGSKLFELSSLALEQRDIRSSAHPYLARLNEATGHTVHLAAPEGRDIVYIDKLESRHPVRMYSRIGLTAALHAAAVSKVIFADLPLEQRKALADSLEYRRYTDNTIAGPEAFLRELEQVADQGWALDGEEFEEFVHCVAAPIRDAGGRVVAAVSCSVPTVMLDREGLLGLLPALRECTDAVSAELGYTKR
- a CDS encoding Lrp/AsnC family transcriptional regulator — encoded protein: MNDPHGLDALDARILLALDEEPGASVLRLAHLVGVSRNTVHARLQRMNRQGLLLGFTQRVPPSALGYGLVAFVSLAIAQADSATAVRSVQEIPEVVEIHKTTGDADFLVKVVARDTSDLNRVTQAMVAVPGVVRSSTAVSLEETMPFRTRALLERRAAQDGAAQG
- a CDS encoding alanine racemase — translated: MSQTMYDPDRVRSVGEEILDFRHKAVPAALQGLRLADFGGLGLGRLQTPLLTLDRDALDVNARLLADWCEERGILLAPHGKTTMSPELWARQMDLGAWGITLANAAQLRVARHFGFTRLMLANSLTDPQAIRWAAEQASDGARIVSWVDSPDTVALLDRELTGDSPARDGILDVIVERGGHGGRTGVRSHEEALAIARAVHASPRLRLVGVGGYEGALAHTADDAGLAAVRGYLADVVALHGALLAEGLYDADELLVTAGGSAYFDDVVDVLGPVRTSRGAGTPRVDVVIRSGAYIVHDDGFYRGISPFSRQDPDGPASFRSAMHAWVRVVSQPEPGLAILEGGKRDLPFDEGLPVPQFLSPGLGEPGIPLVGAEIAAVNDQHAFLRFPEPVDVKPGDVIRLGLSHPCTALDKWTVIPVLDSTRDTDAPTVVGAVRTFF
- a CDS encoding RidA family protein, translated to MSSKEIVFTENAPAPAHTFSQGVKKGGLFQVSGQGPMDPETNQYIGDGDVRVQTRRTLENVKAILEAGGSSVEDVVMFRVYLTTRDDFSAMNEVYGEFIQENVPSGQLPSRTTVFVDLPHEVMLVEIDALAVTA
- a CDS encoding YitT family protein, which translates into the protein MSILQVRRPQDVPPTRPDSPVAPTDATPSATPESTRHGLAEDLLGLITGTFIASLGLYLLHSSGTVTGGTAGLSLLLSYAVGAPFGVVFLIVNAPFFALAAWKKGWNFTLRTIVCALAVSALTSLHPLALGEIHLNPVYGALAGNLLSGVGLLILFRHKASLGGFNILALLIQERIGWRAGYVLMVADILVILGALTVVPWNLVLLSAAGAIVLNIILAFNHRPGRYTGM